Proteins co-encoded in one Candidatus Nanopelagicales bacterium genomic window:
- the mdh gene encoding malate dehydrogenase codes for MARQGKVTVVGAGFYGSTTAQRLAEYDVFEEVVLTDIIEGKPEGLALDLNQSRPIEGFETKVTGQATGPAGEGYEVIAGSDIVVITAGLPRKPGMSRMDLIETNAKIMRAVAENIAKHAPNAVIVNVANPLDEMTALAQIVTGFDKSRIIGQAGMLDTARFTNFVAEKLDVPVASVRTLTLGSHGDTMVPVPSKCTVDGKPLTDLLSAEEIDDLVTRTRNGGAEVVALLKTGSAYYAPSAAAARMAKAIIEDSGDVMPVCAWVDGEYGISGVYLGVQAEIGREGIRRIVETDLTETELAGLKEAAEAVRAKQADVQSL; via the coding sequence TGAATACGACGTCTTCGAAGAGGTCGTCCTCACCGACATCATCGAGGGCAAACCCGAAGGACTCGCCCTGGATCTGAACCAGTCGCGGCCGATCGAGGGCTTCGAGACCAAGGTGACCGGCCAGGCCACGGGACCCGCCGGCGAGGGGTACGAGGTCATCGCGGGATCGGACATCGTCGTCATCACCGCCGGCCTGCCGCGCAAACCTGGCATGAGCCGCATGGATCTCATCGAGACCAACGCGAAGATCATGCGGGCAGTGGCCGAGAACATCGCCAAACACGCCCCCAACGCTGTGATCGTCAACGTCGCGAACCCACTCGACGAGATGACCGCTCTCGCGCAGATCGTCACCGGCTTCGACAAGAGCCGGATCATCGGCCAGGCCGGAATGCTGGACACAGCCCGGTTCACCAATTTCGTCGCCGAGAAACTGGACGTGCCGGTTGCCAGCGTCCGCACCCTGACGCTGGGGTCCCACGGCGACACCATGGTGCCGGTTCCCTCGAAGTGCACGGTCGACGGCAAGCCGTTGACGGACCTGCTGAGCGCTGAGGAGATCGACGACCTCGTCACCCGCACCCGTAACGGTGGCGCGGAGGTCGTGGCACTGCTCAAGACCGGTTCCGCCTACTACGCGCCGTCCGCCGCGGCCGCCCGCATGGCGAAAGCCATCATCGAAGACTCCGGTGACGTCATGCCGGTGTGCGCCTGGGTCGACGGGGAGTACGGCATCTCCGGGGTCTACCTCGGTGTGCAGGCCGAGATCGGTCGCGAAGGTATCCGCCGCATCGTCGAGACCGACCTCACCGAGACTGAACTGGCCGGTCTGAAAGAGGCCGCCGAGGCGGTGCGCGCCAAGCAGGCAGACGTCCAAAGCCTCTGA